A genomic segment from Pseudorca crassidens isolate mPseCra1 chromosome 6, mPseCra1.hap1, whole genome shotgun sequence encodes:
- the ZSWIM2 gene encoding E3 ubiquitin-protein ligase ZSWIM2, whose amino-acid sequence METGGRLRKRRGCLRPYPDKMLRGGCKASERRRHFSDRLNWQQDQALSSSIYLLREMGPTSFLLREEEPENRDFRVSLGNPHVCNCSIFLKGGELCKHICWVLLKKFRLPRNHESALQLGLVEREISDLLRGIHRVQTPQQGRNNENAQIEEDGYIKQKEISSDDICSICQEVLLEKKVPVTFCRFGCGNSVHIKCMKILANYQDKVSHTSMLKCPLCRKDFAPLKLILEEFKNSSKLVATAEKERLDKHLGIPCNNCRQFPVEGKCYKCTKCIEYHLCQNCFDSCCHLSHSFTFREKRNQKWRSLEKRSDETVKYIDIKDEIEKMPHFQEKQGQVYTPKHVVRSLPLLLITKNSKLLAPGYQCRLCLKAFCPGQHTRLLPCTHKFHRKCIDSWLLHKCNSCPVDGQVIYNPLIWKDRAVNGHAHQSVSNTNIIHLSKQEEPELFIPGTGLVLKQNGLGILPIIPQRNSEKLNAPQSPIDTYQNITIDDLYSVKVDDSNSRKSIYEYKISQHFPSYLQDLPTGSFGKISSQTFFPSIDHKNIIYPTGAEKPCISKKHHASQSQKINKDCKRVNHNSKKTLGNKVREDNTRPNTLLPEDLNLIVSWGTAKLSLSKRYNKCMGKIRPKCNDLSRRPISHPLSAKSTELSLILEGVQL is encoded by the exons ATGGAGACCGGCGGGCGACTCAGAAAGCGGAGGGGCTGCCTTCGCCCCTACCCAGACAAGATGCTTCGCGGAGGCTGTAAGGCCTCTGAAAGGCGAAGACACTTTAGCGACCGCCTCAACTGGCAACAAGACCAGGCGCTGAGCAGCAGCATCTACCTCCTACGAGAGATGGGCCCCACCTCCTTTCTACTGAGAGAGGAAGAGCCGGAAAACAGGGATTTCCGA gTTTCTCTAGGAAATCCTCATGTTTGTAATTGTTCCATATTTCTGAAAGGAGGGGAACTTTGTAAGCATATATGCTG GGTCTTGTTGAAAAAATTCAGGCTTCCAAGGAATCATGAAT CTGCTTTGCAATTAGGTCTTGTGGAAAGAGAAATCAGCGACTTGCTTCGAGGGATACATCGAGTTCAAACTCCCCAACAAGGAAGGAACAATGAAAATGCACAAATTGAAGAAGATGGTTACATTAAACAGAAGGAAATTAGTTCAGATGATATATGCTCTATTTGTCAAGAAGTACTTTTAGAGAAAAAGGTTCCTGTCACcttttgcag GTTTGGCTGTGGCAATAGTGTTCATATAAAATGCATGAAGATCTTAGCTAATTATCAGGATAAGGTATCACACACTTCCATGTTGAAATGTCCCTTGTGTAGGAAAGACTTTGCACcattaaaacttattttagaGGAATTCAAAAACTCTAGCAAACTTGTGGCTACAGCTGAGAAAGAGCGACTAGACAAACACCTTGGAATTCCCTGTAATAACTGTCGACAGTTTCCAGTTGAGGGGAAGTGTTATAA GTGTACCAAATGTATAGAATATCACTTATGCCAGAATTGTTTTGATAGCTGCTGCCATCTTTCTCACTCATTTACATTTCGTGAG AAGAGAAATCAAAAATGGAGATCGTTGGAAAAAAGATCAGATGAAActgtaaaatatatagatattaaaGATGAGATAGAAAAGATGCCACATTTTCAAGAAAAGCAAGG ccaagtttacacacCAAAACACGTGGTAAGGTCACTGCCTCTCTTACTGATCACAAAAAATAGTAAGCTGCTTGCTCCAGGCTACCAGTGTCGACTTTGTTTGAAGGCATTTTGTCCTGGTCAGCATACAAGATTGCTACCATGTACTCACAAG tttcataggAAATGTATTGACAGTTGGTTACTCCACAAGTGCAATTCATGCCCTGTTGATGGACAAGTTATATATAACCCTTTAATCTGGAAAGATAGAGCAGTGAATGGACATGCACATCAATCTGTTTCAAACACAAACATCATTCATCTGTCAAAACAGGAAGAACCAGAACTTTTTATTCCTGGTACTGGATTAGTATTAAAACAAAATGGACTTGGAATTTTACCTATCATACCTCAGCGTAATTCTGAAAAGTTGAATGCACCTCAAAGTCCAATAGATACTTATCAGAATATAACAATAGATGATCTGTATTCTGTCAAAGTAGATGATTCAAATTCAAGAAAATCAATCTATGAATATAAAATTAGCCAACATTTCCCCAGCTATCTCCAAGATTTACCCACTGGATCCTTTGGAAAAATATCATCTCAAACGTTTTTTCCTTCTATTGATCACAAGAATATTATATATCCAACTGGAGCGGAAAAGCCATGTATCAGTAAAAAACACCATGCCAGTCAAAGccagaagataaacaaagactGTAAACGTGTTAACCACAATTCAAAGAAGACTCTTGGTAATAAAGTAAGAGAGGACAACACGAGACCAAATACTTTGCTTCCAGAAGATTTAAATCTTATTGTCAGTTGGGGTACAGCTAAGCTTAGTTTGTCTAAGAGGTATAATAAGTGTATGGGGAAAATTAGACCAAAATGTAATGATTTATCCAGAAGGCCTATATCTCACCCTTTAAGTGCAAAAAGTACTGAGCTATCTTTAATATTGGAAGGAGTTcagttataa